In Thunnus maccoyii chromosome 11, fThuMac1.1, whole genome shotgun sequence, one genomic interval encodes:
- the casq2 gene encoding calsequestrin-2: protein MLSFWLFLLPCLSLVPLAPAEKGLEFPQYDGKDRVLDINDKNYKKALKKYSMLCLFYHEPIPDNKELQKQHQMTELVLELVAQVMEEKEIGFGMVDSHKDAKVSKKLGLEEEGSVYVFKADRVIEFDGLLSANTLAEFLLDLLEEPVEVIGNALELRAFDRMEEDIRLIGYFKNEDSEHYDAFKEAAEQFQPYIKFFATFEKSVAKELTLKLNEVDFYEPFMEEPITIPGKPHSEEDLVEFITENRRPTLRKLRAEDMFETWEDDIEGIHIVAFAEEEDPDGFEFLEILKEVARDNTHLPDLSIVWIDPDDFPLLIPYWEKTFKVDLFRPQIGVVNVTDADSVWMEMEDEEDLPTAQELEDWIEDVLSGKVNTEDDDDDDDDDDDDDDDDDDDDDDDDDDSDNEEDDDSDDDDEDDEDDDEDDDDDDDE from the exons ATGCTCTCCTTCTGGTTGTTTCTGCTCCCCTGCCTGAGCCTTGTGCCTCTGGCCCCGGCTGAGAAGGGTCTAGAGTTCCCACAGTATGATGGGAAAGACCGGGTTCTTGACATCAATGATAAGAACTACAAGAAAGCCTTGAAGAAGTACAGCATGCTTTGCCTGTTCTACCATGAGCCTATACCGGACAACAAGGAGCTACAAAAACAACACCAGATGACTGAGTTGGTGCTGGAG CTTGTAGCTCAGGTcatggaagagaaagaaattgGGTTTGGAATGGTCGACTCCCACAAAGACGCAAAGGTGTCAAAAAAACTGG GCCTGGAAGAGGAAGgcagtgtgtatgttttcaaGGCCGATCGGGTTATCGAGTTTGATGGCTTGCTCTCTGCTAACACCCTGGCGGAGTTCTTGTTGGAT cTGTTGGAGGAGCCAGTGGAGGTGATAGGGAATGCTCTGGAGCTGAGAGCCTTTGATAGAATGGAGGAAGACATCCGCCTCATTGGTTACTTCAAGAACGAGGACTCTGAGC ACTATGATGCATTTAAAGAAGCTGCAGAGCAGTTTCAGCCCTACATTAAGTTCTTTGCCACATTTGAGAAATCT GTGGCCAAGGAGCTGACTCTGAAGCTCAACGAGGTGGATTTCTATGAGCCCTTCATGGAGGAGCCCATCACCATCCCAGGCAAACCACACTCCGAGGAGGATCTGGTGGAGTTCATAACTGAAAACAGACG ACCAACTCTGAGAAAGCTGCGTGCAGAAGATATGTTTGAGACGTGG gAGGATGACATTGAGGGCATCCACATTGTGGCTtttgcagaggaggaggaccCTG ATGGTTTTGAGTTCTTGGAGATCCTGAAGGAGGTGGCCCGAGACAACACTCACCTACCTGACCTCAGCATCGTTTGGATTGACCCTGATGACTTTCCTCTG CTGATCCCCTACTGGGAGAAGACCTTCAAGGTGGACCTGTTCAGGCCACAAATCGGAGTTGTCAACGTTACAGAT GCTGACAGTGTGTGGATGGagatggaggatgaggaggatctGCCCACTGCTCAGGAGCTCGAGGACTGGATCGAGGATGTGCTCTCCGGCAAAGTCAACACTGaggatgatgacgatgatgatgatgacgacgatgatgatgatgacgatgatgatgacgatgatgatgatgatgatgatgacagtgataACGAAGAagatgatgacagtgatgatgatgatgaggacgatgaggatgatgatgaagacgatgatgatgatgatgatgagtaa